The Fuerstiella sp. genome has a segment encoding these proteins:
- a CDS encoding DUF2203 domain-containing protein — translation MSPPAVFSIDSANKRLPYVQTVVRDIVALARDLQERQERLDEIFHLYEQCDGDSPHSEEFEQMQQAVERDFECFEELEKELSLIDVNVVDRNSGLVELSSEQGGQRIWLNWQPGEAEFMFWRSVEDDAMMRRPLLTGVAEPHAEFSERTGVDF, via the coding sequence ATGTCACCGCCCGCTGTGTTCAGTATTGATTCTGCTAACAAACGTCTTCCGTACGTACAGACTGTGGTTCGTGATATCGTGGCGTTGGCCAGGGATTTGCAGGAACGTCAGGAACGACTCGACGAAATTTTCCATTTGTATGAACAGTGTGACGGAGACTCTCCTCATTCGGAAGAATTTGAACAAATGCAGCAGGCCGTCGAGCGTGACTTTGAGTGTTTTGAAGAACTGGAAAAGGAACTCAGTTTGATTGATGTCAATGTCGTTGACCGCAATTCGGGCCTGGTGGAACTGTCGTCTGAACAGGGCGGTCAACGGATCTGGCTCAACTGGCAGCCGGGAGAAGCTGAATTTATGTTCTGGCGAAGTGTTGAGGATGACGCGATGATGCGTCGCCCTTTGCTGACAGGCGTTGCGGAGCCGCATGCAGAGTTTTCTGAAAGAACGGGTGTCGACTTTTGA
- the ilvE gene encoding branched-chain-amino-acid transaminase, whose amino-acid sequence MSRQVFINGNLLPEAEATVSVFDHGLLYGDGVFEGIRVYSGNPFMLLEHVQRLYESALAIRLQIPLTQEETVSAVRRTVLANGITDGYVRLVVTRGAGTLGLDIRRTKDPQVIIIADTITMYPQELYENGMELVTASTVRNHPAALSPRIKSLNYLNNILAKAEGTDAGSVEALMLNHNGEVAECTGDNIFIVQDGILKTPPSGAGILEGITRAVVMRLAGKEGITVLETSLERHDIFTADECFLTGTAAEVIAVVSLDSRTIGTGRPGPVTQRLQCGFRTLTQGS is encoded by the coding sequence ATGTCACGACAGGTGTTTATCAATGGAAATCTGCTGCCTGAAGCTGAAGCGACGGTGAGCGTTTTCGATCATGGTCTTCTCTACGGTGATGGTGTTTTTGAAGGGATCCGTGTTTACAGTGGCAATCCGTTCATGCTGCTGGAACATGTGCAACGGCTCTATGAAAGCGCATTGGCCATCCGACTGCAGATTCCGTTGACCCAGGAGGAAACGGTATCAGCCGTCAGGAGGACAGTTTTGGCAAACGGTATTACCGATGGTTATGTGCGGTTGGTCGTTACACGTGGAGCCGGTACGCTGGGACTCGACATACGCCGAACGAAGGACCCGCAGGTCATCATCATTGCGGATACCATCACCATGTATCCGCAGGAACTGTACGAGAACGGCATGGAGCTTGTGACAGCCAGCACAGTGCGAAACCATCCGGCGGCATTAAGTCCGCGGATTAAGTCACTGAACTATCTCAACAACATTCTGGCCAAGGCAGAAGGCACGGATGCAGGGTCGGTCGAAGCATTAATGCTCAATCACAATGGAGAAGTAGCTGAATGCACGGGTGACAATATCTTCATCGTTCAGGATGGTATTTTGAAGACACCGCCGTCAGGTGCCGGAATTTTGGAAGGAATCACGCGGGCAGTCGTGATGCGGTTGGCGGGCAAGGAGGGGATTACGGTACTGGAAACCTCACTGGAGCGTCATGACATCTTCACTGCCGATGAGTGTTTTTTGACAGGCACGGCAGCCGAAGTGATTGCCGTGGTCAGCCTTGACAGTCGAACCATTGGCACAGGTCGTCCTGGACCGGTTACGCAACGACTTCAGTGTGGATTTCGGACGCTGACTCAGGGGTCGTAA
- a CDS encoding paraquat-inducible protein A has protein sequence MQHKACHCCGQIHQLPILDENQRSTCVRCHSTIAVRGNPHKSASRTAAATVAAFLLFWPAVLCPVLKIDQLGQQSESSIISGILELLSHGNWFVGTVVLLFSIVFPLTKIVLLLELSLLEILHRRHKAVTLRAIEQVGRWSMMDVMLLAFLVMIVKLGRLVEFQLGPAVFAFILCVSMSMVASLSFDPHTIWEDRK, from the coding sequence ATGCAACACAAAGCTTGCCATTGCTGTGGTCAGATTCATCAGTTGCCAATACTGGATGAAAATCAACGGTCCACATGTGTCCGCTGCCACTCGACGATTGCTGTTCGCGGCAATCCTCACAAATCGGCCAGTCGCACCGCGGCCGCGACGGTCGCGGCGTTTCTGTTGTTCTGGCCTGCCGTACTTTGTCCGGTTTTGAAAATCGATCAGCTTGGACAGCAGAGCGAATCGAGCATCATCAGCGGGATCCTTGAACTGCTAAGCCACGGCAACTGGTTTGTAGGAACTGTGGTTTTGCTGTTTTCCATCGTTTTCCCGCTGACAAAGATTGTCCTGCTGCTGGAATTAAGTCTCCTGGAAATTCTGCACAGACGACACAAAGCTGTCACCCTGAGGGCGATCGAGCAGGTCGGAAGGTGGAGCATGATGGACGTGATGCTTCTGGCGTTTCTGGTGATGATTGTCAAGCTGGGCCGCCTTGTTGAATTTCAGTTGGGTCCTGCCGTTTTTGCATTCATCCTGTGTGTGTCGATGAGCATGGTCGCCTCATTGTCATTTGACCCGCATACAATCTGGGAGGACAGGAAATGA
- a CDS encoding NADH-quinone oxidoreductase subunit C, with amino-acid sequence MNINEIHDLLLEKFGESVVGAGPWPATDPWIEVAAVSIQEVATFVRDHDQLRFDHLNDLCGVDYLELDPKKAKKFEHDPHLEVVYQLSSTSLKHRLKLKVTLPRWENDTAGSLPTCPSVSSVWGIGNWHERECYDLMGIQFEGHPNHRRILCPEDWQGHALRKDYEFPLEYHGVRGR; translated from the coding sequence ATGAACATCAACGAAATTCACGACCTGCTTTTGGAAAAATTTGGCGAATCCGTGGTCGGAGCCGGTCCGTGGCCGGCGACAGATCCCTGGATTGAAGTTGCTGCTGTTTCGATCCAGGAAGTTGCCACATTCGTTCGGGATCATGATCAACTGCGGTTCGACCACCTGAACGACTTGTGTGGTGTGGACTATCTGGAGCTCGATCCGAAGAAAGCGAAGAAATTCGAGCATGATCCACATCTGGAAGTTGTCTATCAACTTTCCAGTACATCGCTGAAACATCGACTGAAACTCAAGGTCACTTTACCAAGGTGGGAAAACGACACTGCCGGCAGTCTGCCGACGTGTCCTTCGGTTTCTTCGGTCTGGGGAATCGGCAACTGGCACGAACGCGAATGCTATGATCTGATGGGTATTCAGTTTGAGGGACATCCGAATCACCGTCGAATTCTGTGCCCCGAAGACTGGCAGGGACATGCGCTTCGCAAGGACTATGAGTTTCCACTGGAATATCACGGTGTACGGGGTCGGTAA
- a CDS encoding NADH-quinone oxidoreductase subunit A gives MTDLVGHLILFGGGSAVLLMLPLIAGRLLRPKLPTPEKDSIYECGEPAIGSSYIQFDLRFYVVALLFIIFDVEVAFFFPWAAVYGSAVQLADTRLSEPVRQELSNRLLDQPAGSESIISQQDAVYLAGTGFFDILIFFGVLLVGFAYVWKRGDLDWIRALTRKSHQASDQTSPVSGRTTPVSTSS, from the coding sequence ATGACAGATCTTGTTGGGCATTTGATTTTGTTTGGTGGCGGATCGGCCGTGTTACTGATGTTGCCATTGATTGCTGGCCGGCTGCTGCGACCGAAACTGCCAACTCCCGAAAAGGACTCCATCTACGAGTGTGGTGAACCTGCGATTGGTTCCAGCTACATTCAGTTTGATCTTCGGTTTTATGTGGTCGCACTGCTGTTCATTATTTTTGACGTGGAAGTGGCCTTTTTCTTTCCTTGGGCTGCCGTTTACGGCAGTGCAGTACAGCTTGCAGACACGCGGCTTTCGGAACCCGTTCGTCAGGAGCTCAGCAATCGGCTGCTGGATCAACCGGCTGGTTCCGAGAGTATCATTTCTCAGCAGGATGCTGTGTATCTGGCCGGGACGGGCTTCTTCGATATCCTGATTTTCTTTGGTGTGTTACTGGTGGGGTTTGCCTATGTCTGGAAACGTGGTGATCTCGACTGGATTCGCGCACTGACCAGGAAATCTCATCAGGCCTCCGATCAGACATCACCGGTCTCGGGCCGTACGACTCCTGTTTCAACTTCTTCGTGA
- a CDS encoding NADH-quinone oxidoreductase subunit D, with protein MSMQIEDPRVVEFDVQTDEMLVNMGPQHPSTHGVLRLLLRTDGEIVHECTPHIGYLHRCAEKIGENLATPQWIPYTDRMDYLAAMNMNLGFALAVEKLVDMEVPDKALHLRVLIAELGRIASHLVGMGAYGLDLGTFSPFLYAFREREIILDLFEEVCGARLTCSYLTPGGATHDLPEEIEIPDGLAAIAGFTPGERYPFVEVIEMFLQWLEKRIREYHILLTRNAIFIKRTAGIGVLDPETAVSCGCTGPVLRGSGVDYDLRRDGEPIYTRMYENYEFDVISAPFKDAPREVRLGDNWCRFYVRMLEVVQAIGLVRQAVPKYLAAQGSHRAPFRLNTKLPKDEVYLETECPRGQMGFYIVGDGNAEPLRARAKSSCFCNLSVTDILCEGVPLADVPSVVGSLDIVMGEIDR; from the coding sequence ATGAGTATGCAGATAGAAGATCCTCGCGTCGTTGAATTCGATGTGCAGACCGACGAAATGCTGGTCAACATGGGTCCGCAGCACCCCAGCACACACGGTGTGTTGCGTCTGTTGCTTCGGACCGATGGTGAAATCGTGCATGAATGCACCCCGCATATCGGATATCTGCACCGGTGTGCGGAAAAGATCGGTGAGAATCTCGCCACGCCACAGTGGATTCCGTACACGGACCGTATGGACTACCTGGCGGCCATGAACATGAACCTGGGGTTCGCGCTGGCCGTTGAAAAACTTGTGGATATGGAAGTGCCTGATAAGGCACTGCACCTTCGTGTGCTCATCGCTGAGCTCGGACGGATTGCCAGCCACTTGGTCGGGATGGGGGCCTATGGACTAGACCTCGGCACTTTTAGTCCGTTTCTGTATGCGTTTCGGGAACGCGAGATCATTCTGGACCTGTTTGAAGAAGTCTGCGGGGCCCGACTGACCTGTAGTTATCTGACCCCCGGCGGGGCAACTCATGACCTGCCGGAAGAAATCGAAATTCCGGACGGTCTGGCCGCGATTGCAGGATTCACGCCAGGCGAAAGATATCCATTTGTCGAAGTCATCGAAATGTTTCTGCAGTGGCTGGAGAAACGAATCAGGGAATACCACATCCTGCTGACTCGAAATGCCATCTTTATTAAACGTACGGCCGGTATCGGAGTCCTGGACCCGGAAACGGCAGTCAGTTGTGGTTGTACAGGACCGGTACTGCGTGGCAGCGGGGTGGATTATGACCTGCGCCGCGACGGTGAACCGATCTACACCCGCATGTATGAAAATTATGAATTCGACGTCATTTCTGCGCCATTTAAAGACGCTCCCCGCGAAGTTCGCCTCGGTGACAACTGGTGTCGATTCTATGTGCGAATGCTCGAAGTTGTGCAGGCGATTGGACTGGTACGTCAGGCCGTACCGAAATACTTGGCTGCCCAGGGCAGTCATCGTGCTCCATTCCGGTTGAACACAAAACTGCCGAAAGACGAAGTCTATCTGGAAACGGAATGTCCACGTGGACAGATGGGATTTTATATTGTGGGTGATGGCAACGCGGAACCTCTGCGAGCACGAGCGAAGAGTTCATGCTTTTGCAATTTGTCTGTAACCGACATCCTTTGCGAAGGTGTTCCTCTGGCCGACGTTCCGTCCGTGGTTGGGTCACTGGACATTGTAATGGGTGAGATCGACCGTTAG
- a CDS encoding prolyl oligopeptidase family serine peptidase: MFSRVLLLLTILLCGSGLQAADQLPRRLPPAGIEIPLKVSRELSAELAEVNTALQRWKETAPDLKSLEPDVAVYLKAVRRALANGEFWNSQETEWAGNLLATARRRLQALQNSQSPFTTADGMIYRGFRSALDDSVQPYGLQIPEGLDHSRPAPLYVFLHGRNEKMVELQFLEQFRNLGRVEAPGTFVLHVFGRYCNGYKAAGEVDVREAVAHVCKNYKVDRDRIAITGFSMGGAGVWHLAAHYPDLWMAASPGAGFAETAQYNKLKPAEYPPWYEQSLWGLYDVPGYVRNLFNMEVIAYSGELDPQMQASSVMASAYRKHGRTLNHIIGPNTGHKYHSESRLEILRQLAATAERGLNRNPESVTFQTRTLRYDRCRWVRIVQLQKHWTDSHVDARQKEGSIQIATHNVAALEIQVRDGLRLGGAQVRIDGTGIRLNDNTPTTVTLFRNNGTWSLKGPEGPQHLQKTHGLQGPIDDAFLEPFLVVTPGATAAHPRINEWVHFELNHFIDRWRRLFRGDVRMKADVDVTAEDMKRYNLILWGDPTSNKVLAAVLPNLPLCWTTDSVTVGPSNFSAAHHVPVLIYPNPAAPDRYVVINSGITFREAHDRTNSLQNPKLPDWAILNLDISPNTETAGRVVAADFFDERWQVKPVSTNK, from the coding sequence ATGTTCTCCCGCGTTCTCCTGTTGTTGACAATCCTGCTCTGCGGGTCCGGCCTTCAGGCTGCTGACCAGCTTCCGCGTCGCCTCCCCCCTGCCGGCATCGAAATTCCACTCAAAGTCTCACGGGAACTTTCCGCAGAACTGGCTGAAGTCAACACGGCCCTGCAACGCTGGAAAGAAACTGCACCGGATCTTAAGTCTCTTGAACCAGACGTTGCAGTTTATCTGAAAGCTGTCCGGCGGGCTTTGGCAAACGGCGAGTTCTGGAACAGCCAGGAAACAGAATGGGCCGGCAATCTGCTTGCCACAGCACGCCGTCGTCTTCAGGCCCTGCAAAACAGTCAGAGCCCGTTCACAACAGCTGACGGAATGATCTACCGTGGATTCAGATCTGCACTCGACGATTCGGTTCAACCGTACGGCTTACAAATTCCGGAAGGACTGGACCACAGCAGACCGGCACCACTCTATGTGTTTCTGCACGGCAGAAATGAAAAAATGGTTGAACTCCAGTTTCTTGAACAATTTCGCAATCTGGGTCGCGTCGAAGCCCCGGGAACCTTCGTCCTTCACGTGTTTGGCCGATACTGCAACGGATATAAAGCAGCCGGCGAAGTGGATGTAAGGGAAGCAGTCGCACACGTCTGCAAAAACTACAAGGTCGATCGGGACCGCATCGCCATCACCGGATTCTCGATGGGAGGCGCCGGTGTCTGGCATCTGGCCGCGCATTATCCTGATCTCTGGATGGCTGCAAGTCCGGGTGCTGGTTTCGCAGAAACCGCACAGTACAACAAACTCAAGCCGGCCGAATACCCCCCGTGGTACGAACAGTCACTTTGGGGACTCTATGACGTCCCTGGATATGTTCGCAATCTGTTCAACATGGAGGTGATTGCCTACAGCGGTGAGCTGGATCCTCAGATGCAGGCCTCGAGCGTTATGGCATCAGCATACCGGAAACACGGGCGAACACTTAACCACATTATCGGGCCGAACACCGGACACAAATACCATTCTGAATCTCGTCTGGAAATCCTCCGTCAGCTTGCAGCCACAGCAGAACGTGGGCTCAATCGTAATCCCGAAAGCGTCACTTTTCAGACCAGAACGCTGCGCTATGACCGATGTCGCTGGGTCCGCATCGTTCAGCTCCAAAAACACTGGACGGACAGTCACGTCGACGCCCGCCAGAAAGAGGGGTCAATCCAGATTGCCACTCACAATGTGGCTGCTTTGGAAATCCAGGTACGGGACGGACTGCGTCTGGGTGGTGCACAGGTCAGGATTGACGGAACAGGAATACGACTGAACGACAACACACCCACGACCGTTACACTTTTTAGAAACAACGGTACATGGTCACTCAAAGGCCCTGAGGGGCCACAGCACCTGCAAAAAACACATGGACTGCAGGGACCGATCGATGATGCGTTTCTCGAACCATTTCTTGTGGTGACACCGGGCGCAACGGCAGCGCATCCCCGAATCAACGAATGGGTTCATTTTGAACTGAATCATTTCATCGACCGTTGGCGTCGTCTGTTCCGTGGCGACGTACGCATGAAGGCGGATGTGGATGTAACGGCCGAGGATATGAAACGGTACAATCTGATACTCTGGGGAGATCCGACCTCGAACAAGGTACTCGCGGCGGTCCTGCCCAACCTTCCATTATGCTGGACAACAGACTCTGTGACAGTGGGCCCGTCTAATTTTTCTGCTGCACACCACGTTCCCGTCCTGATCTATCCCAATCCCGCTGCCCCGGACCGCTACGTTGTCATCAACAGTGGCATCACTTTCCGAGAAGCGCATGATCGAACGAACTCGCTGCAAAACCCGAAATTACCGGATTGGGCCATCCTGAATCTAGACATTTCTCCAAATACCGAAACAGCCGGCCGCGTCGTCGCAGCCGACTTCTTCGATGAACGCTGGCAAGTTAAACCGGTGTCCACCAACAAGTAA
- a CDS encoding MlaD family protein: MSSDNPQNAEPSAEFPLADIRERTNAATILTSKMWWVTLFCAIVAFAVAWRAMPSAGPVITIEFPQGHGLKSGDSLRHRGIDVGVVRTTRLRSDLSGIQVVVELKPEAEVLCRRGSRFWVVRPRVGLTGIEGLDTVVGSRYIAVSPGQSDGAVQRLFKGLTSTPPDEFAGTGLELMLRAEGRSGLNPGAPVTWRGIQVGQVLSVSLSPDAKHVNSSVRISEGYRQLVKSGSKFWVTSGIGVHVGLAGIDLSADSLSSLVRGGVSFITPETNKPARDVRNGHVFTLHPSVDDSWMRNAASIPLIKVDLPRTVAVEGIINKSFLGIRRQRTFSVTGTLFRFGSTVSILTVKLSSEGQAVSGESVAGLKVRLTGADEWTTIGSGEVPEDGDRQDGLLLIACPENDAIDVLRNTDALRVAGTPEDCCVVRTIFSDEQTSSAIHALAAGDFSVRDRGWMITNGDQTDLSVWNGAPVISLSDGKIIGVLEVTDRGTSVVPIPQSLVK, encoded by the coding sequence ATGAGTTCGGATAATCCCCAAAATGCAGAACCGTCGGCTGAGTTCCCACTGGCTGATATTCGGGAGCGAACGAATGCTGCGACAATTCTTACTTCGAAGATGTGGTGGGTTACGTTGTTCTGTGCGATTGTCGCCTTTGCGGTTGCTTGGCGGGCCATGCCGAGTGCCGGTCCGGTGATTACGATCGAATTCCCGCAGGGTCACGGTCTGAAGTCCGGTGATTCACTTCGGCATCGTGGCATCGACGTCGGAGTCGTTCGGACTACCCGTCTGCGTTCAGACCTCAGCGGCATTCAGGTGGTGGTGGAGTTGAAACCGGAGGCAGAAGTGCTGTGTCGTCGGGGCAGTCGCTTCTGGGTTGTGCGTCCTCGCGTCGGGCTGACCGGAATTGAGGGCCTGGATACGGTTGTGGGATCACGTTACATCGCTGTCAGTCCCGGTCAGTCCGATGGGGCAGTACAGCGGTTGTTCAAAGGGTTGACCTCCACACCACCGGATGAATTCGCCGGAACCGGACTGGAACTCATGCTTCGAGCTGAAGGCCGCAGTGGTCTGAATCCTGGGGCACCTGTCACGTGGCGAGGTATACAGGTGGGACAGGTATTGTCGGTCAGTCTGTCGCCTGACGCAAAACACGTGAACTCCAGCGTTCGGATTAGCGAAGGTTACCGTCAGTTGGTCAAATCCGGTTCTAAATTCTGGGTTACCAGCGGGATTGGTGTACATGTTGGCCTTGCCGGTATTGATCTCAGTGCGGATTCGCTGTCCAGTCTGGTTAGGGGTGGAGTCTCTTTTATTACACCCGAGACAAACAAACCGGCACGGGACGTCCGTAACGGACATGTCTTCACACTGCATCCGTCGGTTGACGACAGCTGGATGCGCAACGCAGCTTCGATTCCACTGATTAAAGTGGATCTTCCCCGGACAGTTGCCGTCGAAGGAATTATCAATAAATCGTTTCTGGGCATCAGAAGACAACGGACATTTTCCGTGACCGGTACGCTGTTCCGCTTCGGCAGCACCGTATCGATACTTACGGTAAAACTGTCCTCAGAAGGGCAGGCTGTGTCCGGCGAGTCTGTTGCCGGTCTTAAAGTGCGTCTTACCGGGGCGGATGAATGGACCACTATCGGATCCGGTGAAGTGCCGGAAGACGGAGACCGGCAGGACGGCTTACTCCTGATTGCCTGTCCGGAAAATGATGCAATTGATGTATTGCGAAACACGGATGCGTTACGAGTTGCCGGGACTCCGGAAGACTGTTGTGTCGTTCGTACGATATTTAGTGACGAGCAAACGTCTTCAGCGATTCATGCACTTGCAGCAGGGGATTTTTCCGTAAGGGACCGGGGTTGGATGATTACAAACGGTGACCAGACGGATCTGTCCGTATGGAATGGCGCTCCGGTCATTTCTTTGAGTGATGGAAAAATCATTGGAGTACTGGAGGTAACGGACCGAGGCACGTCCGTGGTACCCATACCACAATCCCTGGTAAAATAG
- a CDS encoding 4Fe-4S binding protein: MLVWFRNVWMAVATICRGLFVTLLTMGRTYNRKAFTQIYEYPEVPLKVKPRYRGFHRFDLTTCISCEKCAQACPVDCIYIEKEKSPVGKGFRLNGFGIDYTKCMFCALCVDPCPVDCIFMGSNHDLSCYSRDGCIVDYAKLPLEIAWSRATLNPTAVAESKVLHEPVWVKGEESPFEFAKES; encoded by the coding sequence ATGCTGGTCTGGTTTCGAAACGTTTGGATGGCCGTTGCCACCATCTGCCGCGGGCTGTTTGTCACCTTACTCACGATGGGCAGAACGTATAACCGCAAGGCGTTTACACAGATCTATGAATATCCCGAGGTGCCGCTCAAAGTGAAGCCGCGTTACCGTGGCTTTCACCGGTTTGATCTGACGACGTGCATCAGCTGTGAAAAATGTGCACAGGCGTGTCCGGTCGACTGTATCTACATCGAAAAAGAAAAGAGTCCTGTGGGCAAGGGATTTCGCCTGAACGGATTCGGAATTGATTACACGAAGTGTATGTTCTGCGCTTTGTGTGTGGATCCTTGTCCGGTGGACTGTATTTTCATGGGTTCCAACCATGACCTGAGTTGTTACAGCCGCGACGGGTGCATCGTTGATTATGCAAAGCTGCCACTGGAAATCGCCTGGAGCAGGGCGACCCTTAATCCCACAGCCGTTGCCGAGTCCAAAGTGCTGCATGAACCGGTTTGGGTGAAGGGAGAGGAAAGTCCGTTTGAGTTTGCGAAGGAATCCTGA
- a CDS encoding APC family permease: MSTQISQDSLRRTVGVFGATLLGLGSILGTGVYFAIPDMSAVAGTSLILPIIAAAVLATCNALSSAQLAACYPVSGGTYEYGYKLLSPWVGFAAGWLFLCAKSASAATAALQVTANLLPGPAPLPGCGIVAAVALLVICGLRRSTWMNAVLVTLTITGLLIFAVSAVNGPPDSQNGNETRPGEPVSAAPVPVATNETVVSSQTLTLQTFLEMAALMFVGFTGYGRVATLGEEIRDPRRNIPVAVVATLSVSTLLYLLVAVAVNHCSSEVASETTLKSLSSSAGGTVTRLVAVGAVAAMLGVLLNLILGLSRVVLAMARRSDLPPFLARLNSDRTTPVYAVALVGIIVTGLVLMHNSRTTWSLSAVTVLIYYGLTNLAALKLPPEHRIYPRWIAIIGLCGCLLLAVHIEMKTCLTAGCILLAGLIGRAVAKAFRQNS; the protein is encoded by the coding sequence ATGTCGACTCAAATTTCACAGGATAGTCTGCGCCGAACTGTCGGCGTTTTCGGAGCCACGCTGCTTGGTCTGGGATCAATCCTTGGCACGGGAGTCTATTTTGCAATTCCGGATATGTCCGCCGTTGCAGGAACTTCACTGATTCTGCCGATTATTGCTGCAGCAGTGCTGGCAACCTGTAATGCACTGAGCAGCGCTCAACTGGCCGCCTGTTATCCGGTCAGCGGCGGAACATACGAATACGGATACAAGCTGCTCTCACCATGGGTAGGCTTCGCCGCCGGCTGGCTGTTCCTGTGTGCCAAATCGGCATCAGCAGCCACTGCTGCTCTGCAGGTCACCGCCAATCTGTTACCCGGCCCTGCTCCACTGCCGGGCTGTGGAATTGTGGCTGCGGTAGCTCTGCTTGTCATTTGTGGACTGCGTCGCAGCACCTGGATGAATGCAGTGCTCGTCACCCTCACCATCACAGGGCTCCTGATATTCGCTGTTTCCGCTGTGAATGGACCGCCGGACAGCCAAAACGGAAATGAAACCCGTCCCGGAGAACCGGTGTCTGCTGCTCCCGTCCCTGTAGCAACGAACGAAACCGTCGTCAGTTCACAAACTCTGACTCTGCAAACGTTTCTGGAAATGGCAGCATTGATGTTCGTGGGATTCACCGGGTACGGCCGGGTCGCCACGCTTGGTGAGGAAATACGGGATCCCCGGCGGAACATTCCGGTTGCAGTCGTGGCAACTCTGTCTGTCTCCACCCTTCTGTATCTTTTGGTCGCCGTGGCTGTAAATCACTGTTCTTCAGAAGTCGCTTCGGAAACAACCCTGAAATCTCTAAGTTCATCTGCCGGTGGCACTGTCACTCGCCTTGTGGCAGTGGGGGCTGTTGCCGCAATGCTGGGAGTTCTGCTGAATCTGATTCTGGGCCTGTCCCGAGTCGTTTTGGCAATGGCCCGCCGCAGTGATCTTCCTCCATTTCTGGCAAGACTGAATTCGGATCGTACGACCCCCGTATACGCTGTTGCACTGGTGGGCATCATCGTCACCGGACTTGTCTTGATGCACAACTCACGCACCACCTGGTCATTGAGCGCAGTGACAGTCCTGATTTATTACGGACTGACCAATCTTGCCGCGCTGAAGCTGCCACCGGAACACCGTATCTATCCGCGCTGGATCGCCATCATCGGACTGTGTGGATGTCTGCTGCTGGCGGTCCACATTGAAATGAAGACGTGTCTGACTGCCGGCTGTATTTTACTGGCAGGACTGATCGGACGCGCTGTCGCAAAGGCATTCAGGCAGAACAGCTGA
- the tatC gene encoding twin-arginine translocase subunit TatC — protein MSRNRDLFDDTTMTFGEHLEVLRVHVWKSLIGIVIGVIVSMFIGDKIIGFLKAPIDRALRDANAAPVEDDLGDRSLFDFVKSWWTDDETETTGSESVKPQVDRDTIVVDVQIQDLTKILQTVAPELLVSVEDPAAVLQSDDAQANESQRGKTAQSVSLPISSPLFNSFRKAADRGNTPTTFRVEEAFMTFLKVTLVAGLMLASPWVFYQVWEFVAAGLYPHERKYVHRYLPMSIGLFGAGAMFCFYFVFPLVLKFLIAFTLWMGIELIPRLSEYITLVLMLPMMFGISFQLPLVMLFLERIGIVTVQTYTENWRMAVLVMSVVSMLLTPADPGSMLLMLAPLVVLYFGGIQLCRMKPPAAEDPLA, from the coding sequence ATGTCTCGGAATCGGGATCTATTCGACGACACCACGATGACGTTCGGGGAACACCTGGAGGTTTTGCGGGTCCATGTATGGAAGTCACTGATTGGAATCGTCATTGGCGTCATCGTTTCGATGTTCATCGGCGACAAAATTATCGGATTTCTTAAGGCACCGATCGATAGAGCGCTGCGCGATGCCAATGCGGCACCTGTTGAGGACGATCTTGGCGATCGCAGCCTGTTTGATTTTGTGAAAAGCTGGTGGACAGATGATGAGACAGAAACGACTGGTTCCGAAAGTGTCAAACCGCAAGTGGATCGGGATACGATTGTCGTCGATGTGCAGATTCAGGATCTGACAAAAATTTTGCAGACGGTTGCTCCGGAACTTCTGGTCAGTGTCGAAGATCCTGCCGCTGTCCTTCAATCTGACGATGCACAGGCGAACGAATCACAACGCGGAAAAACAGCTCAATCTGTCTCGCTTCCGATCAGTTCACCCCTGTTCAACTCGTTCCGGAAAGCAGCCGATCGGGGTAACACACCGACTACGTTTCGCGTCGAAGAAGCTTTTATGACCTTCCTGAAAGTCACATTGGTGGCAGGGTTGATGCTGGCTTCCCCGTGGGTCTTTTATCAGGTTTGGGAGTTCGTGGCGGCCGGTCTGTATCCGCATGAACGCAAGTACGTTCACCGTTATCTTCCGATGAGCATTGGACTATTCGGCGCGGGAGCGATGTTTTGCTTTTATTTCGTGTTTCCGCTTGTCCTCAAATTTCTTATTGCGTTTACCCTGTGGATGGGAATCGAACTCATTCCCAGGTTGTCCGAATACATTACTTTGGTACTGATGCTGCCAATGATGTTTGGGATTAGCTTTCAGCTGCCACTGGTCATGCTGTTTCTGGAACGAATCGGGATTGTCACAGTTCAGACGTATACGGAAAACTGGCGAATGGCAGTTCTGGTCATGTCTGTTGTATCGATGCTGCTGACGCCAGCCGATCCTGGCAGCATGCTGCTGATGCTGGCTCCGCTGGTTGTATTGTATTTTGGCGGTATCCAGTTATGCCGGATGAAGCCGCCGGCAGCAGAGGATCCTCTTGCATAA